A single Rhopalosiphum padi isolate XX-2018 chromosome 4, ASM2088224v1, whole genome shotgun sequence DNA region contains:
- the LOC132930294 gene encoding fork head domain-containing protein FD4-like: MPRPSRDSYGDQKPPYSYISLTAMAIWSSPEKMLPLSDIYKFISDQFPYYRRNTQRWQNSLRHNLSFNDCFVKIPRMPDRPGKGAYWALHPAALDMFENGSLLRRRKRFKLVKSDKDRLDNELIALANNLAHMQRNHPAMSAASSLSLSAAPSSSGASSASSSSPCSSSAGSPPPPHQQPPSSQHGAPTGPRLHHNQPHCYDDVGTDSRRRRRSRNAAPAHHDPHRHAVIAADAVTACTTKPAVKRPFDIESLIGPDPSSATSPAAPPQPLTAADYTDDDDDDDDVDDDILRRFPSIVPAAYRAPLMVPYEFHHAAAAAAAIAFQDHHQQHAVHHSQLQQLHHHHQQQQQQYLRYAAASYFPLHN; this comes from the exons ATGCCGCGGCCCAGTCGCGACTCGTACGGCGACCAAAAACCACCGTACAGTTACATATCGCTGACGGCCATGGCCATATGGAGTTCGCCGGAGAAAATGCTTCCGCTGTCCGACATTTACAAGTTCATCAGCGACCAGTTCCCGTACTACAGACGGAACACGCAACGCTGGCAGAACTCGCTCCGGCACAACCTGTCGTTCAACGACTGTTTCGTGAAAATCCCGCGGATGCCGGACAGACCGGGCAAAGGCGCGTACTGGGCGCTGCATCCGGCCGCCCTGGACATGTTCGAGAACGGTTCGCTGTTGCGGCGCCGCAAACGGTTCAAGCTGGTCAAGTCCGACAAAGACAG attGGACAACGAACTGATCGCTCTGGCTAACAATTTGGCACACATGCAGCGCAACCATCCGGCCATGTCGGCGGCATCGTCGTTGTCGCTGTCGGCTGCCCCGTCGTCGTCGGGCGCGTCGTCCgcttcgtcgtcgtcgccgtgtTCGTCGTCGGCCGGCAGTCCACCGCCGCCGCATCAGCAGCCGCCGTCTTCGCAACACGGCGCGCCGACCGGGCCCCGTCTGCACCACAACCAGCCGCACTGTTACGACGACGTGGGCACCGACAGCCGCCGACGCCGCCGCAGCCGCAACGCCGCGCCGGCACACCACGACCCGCACCGGCACGCCGTCATCGCCGCGGACGCGGTCACCGCGTGCACCACCAAGCCGGCGGTCAAGAGACCGTTCGACATCGAGAGCCTGATCGGACCCGACCCGTCGTCGGCCACTTCTCCGGCCGCGCCGCCGCAGCCACTGACCGCGGCCGATTAcacggacgacgacgacgacgacgacgacgtggaCGACGATATCCTACGGCGATTCCCGTCCATCGTGCCGGCCGCGTACCGGGCGCCGCTGATGGTGCCGTACGAGTTCCATCACGCGGCCGCCGCGGCCGCGGCGATCGCGTTCCAGGACCACCACCAACAGCACGCCGTGCACCACAGCCAGCTGCAACAGTTGCACCACCACcaccagcagcagcaacagcaataCTTACGGTACGCCGCGGCCTCTTATTTTCCGCTGCACAACTAa